The genomic DNA CCGAACACAGATCTGAATCATTATTTCGAGGTCATGAACACCCGAGGAGAACAACTTGAAAAACACGAGATCCTGAAGGCTCGGCTCATTGAAAAACTGCCAAGCCAGGACGATCAGGCCACCCTGTCCCGGATCTGGGATGCGTGTAAGCATCTGAATCGGCACATCCAAGTGCAGTTCTCTGCCACGTCAGAACGAGCACATCTCTTCGGCACCAACTGGAACACGTTCGTCCCGGAAGACAGCGAAACCCTTTTTGCCCATCTCCAAGACTCACATACGACAGATGAGGCAACCGGCGAGGTCAGTCTGATGGACATACTCACTGAAGATGCCAGCGCCGATGAGTTATCTCTTGAGCCTGCGGGGGACGAAGATGCCGGATCCTATGGCTCGATTATCGACTTTCCCAACTTTCTGCTGCACGTCTTGAAGATCAAACAGGGCGAGCGATTTTCGTGGGACGATCCCGACCACGGCTCATTGCAAGAAATCCGCCTAGAAGACAAGTATCTTCTCGAGGAATTCGATAAAGTCCTGCCGCAAGCAGACGCAGACTGGGTGCGCGACTTCGCCTGGTTGCTGCTGAGGACTCGGTACCTTCTGGATACCTTTGTGATTCGGACTCAACCCGGATTGGCTGGCAATGATGATGAAAACTGGGTCATCCACCGAGCTCATAAATATAGCTCTGTCTCAGTGAAACGGCAATTGAGCGCAAGGAATACGTTTAGTTCCAGCGACACCTCACATGACGATGAAGATCAGACTTCTTCTGGCAGCCGGGTGCTCATGCTTCAGGCGATGTTCCAGGTAACCGATACTCGACGAGCGTCCAAGTATTTTCTTTTCCAGACCCTCAAGTGGCTACATGACCATGAAGCTCAAGGCCAGGTATCCGCCGAGGGCCTTGCCCAACAGTTAGAGCATTCGGCTCAGCAAAGGCTGCAAGCGTTGGGTCTGGGCGACAACCTGCATCAAGGCACGCAAGTGTCGAACTTTATTTTCAATTTCCTCGATTACGTTCTCTGGCTTCAAGGGACGTTCAAAGAGCACCCGTTTGCTCGTCAAGTAGACAACCCACAGGTCGTCGCCGCAATCAAAGAACACGCTCGAAGCTTCAGTTTCCGTTACCGCACCTCAGTGGAGCACTTCTATCCGGTAGCACCTGATGAATCTCAGCAACACCGGCCGCTTCCCCAGAGCGACGTCGACCACTTCGGCAACCTCTGTATTATGTCGCGCTCGGATAATTCGGCTCGAAATAACCTGATGCCAAGGGCCAAGGTCGCCCAATATCTGTCCACGAATCAAAGTCTGAAATTCCAGATCATGGCTGAGACCACAAATCAGCTTGAAGGTACGGGCCAAACCTGGGATGTGGCGCACATCAGGCAGCACGGGGCTGAGATGAGGGAGGTGCTCAGGCGCGTGGTTCAGGTTGAATTACCAGAGTGAGATTGAGCTCGGGCAGTCGTCGTGAACAATCGATGACAGCCCGAGCCGAGGGTCATTTAGTGCGTCACGGACGAGACCGGCTTGTGCTGAGACGCGACTTTGGCATCAAGCTCAGCGGCAGCCGCTTTGTACTCGCGTTCCCATCGCATAACGAGCTCGAGGGTGCTCAGTTGCTCCCGGATGGTGCCAATGCCCTGGCCAGCGCCCCAGATGTCGCGCCAGGCTTTGGCCTTCGTATTTCCGCCGGACCCGAAGTTCATCTTCGAAGGGTCGGAGGATGGAAGATTCTCCGGGTCTAGCCCTGCTGCCTCGATGGATCCGCGCATATAGTTTCCGTGCACGCCGGTGAACAGGTTGGTGTAGACGATGTCTTCTGCGGTCGTGTCGAGCACCATTTGCCGCTGTTCTTCGACGACGTTGGCTTCTGGAGTGGATAAGAATGCTGAGCCGATGTAGCCGAAATCGGCCCCGGCTGCCTGTGCAGCCAAGATTGACCGACCGTTGGCGATCGCACCCGAAAGCGCCAGATAACCGTCGAACCATTCGCGAATCTCGCTGATCAGCGCGAATGGTGAAAGTGTGCCAGCATGCCCCCCGGCGCCGGAGGCTACCGCTACCAGGGCGTCGGCACCTTTTTCGATGGCTTTGTGGGCGAAACGGTTATTGATGACGTCGTGGAAGACGACGCCGCCGTAGGAATGCACCGCCTCGTAGACTTCTTCTCGGGCGCCTAGGGAGGTAATGACAACGGGCACCTCATGCTTGACGACGAGCTCGATATCCTGCTCAAGTCGGTCGTTAGTTCTGTGCACGATCAGGTTCGCTGCCATCGGGCCAACCGGCATGTCTGGGTTCTTGCGTGCAAAGTCTTCGTTGGATTCCTTGATCTCAGCAAACCACTCGTCCAGTAACGAAACGGGTCGTGCGTTAAGCGTCGGAAACGAGCCGACCACACCGGCCTGACACTGAGCTTTTACCAGATCAATCCCAGAAGCAAGGAACAGCGGAGACGCGATAACCGGAATCCTCAATTGAGATAGAATATTTTCGATGCTGACCACAGTCACTCCAATGCGTTGGCGATAAGTTAAAAGCTTCAGGCTTGTGTCGATGCAGACCTGCAGACGCTACTTCCGTAACTTACATCACATCGAAGCGCGTTGCACCCCATGACGATTCGTGGCGTAACACATGACACCCCGAAAACATGCCACTGGGCATTCCATCGCCTTGAGGGATGAAACGCCCAGTGCTTTTGAGTTGCTAAGATCAGCGACGCTGAGGTCGTTAGACGTCTAGGTCAGAGAAGTCTTTCTTCCCGGCTTTGACCAGCCGTTCAAGCAAATCAGCGGGCTTCCAGTACTCACCAATGTTCTGTTGGAATTCACGCATTTTCGAGACAACGTGCTCCAAGCCCAGAGTGGTTGCATAGTACATCGGGCCGCCGCGGTACGCAGGGAAGCCGTAACCGCTGGTCCACACGACGTCGATATCGGAGGCACGCTGGGCAATGCCCTCGTCTAGCAGTTTTGCGCCCTCGTTGATCAGCGCCAACATGCTACGTTCTACGATTTCCTCATCGGAGACCTCGCGCCGCTGCACGCCCTTCTTCGCGGCAGCTTGTTCGATCACTTCGTCAACGTACGGATCGGGTTGCGGAGTGCGATTCCCTTCTTCGTACCGGTAGTACCCCGCGCCAGTCTTCTGACCATAGCGTCCGGCCTCGACCAAAATGGTAGAGATTTCAGAGTCCGATTCGAGCAGCACCGGGTCTGCGGTCTGTCGGAAGGTCTCTCGTCCGGCCTCGCCAATGTCGAGCCCGGCGAGGTCGCTCACGGCAAAGGGGCCCATGGCCATGCCGAAATCTGTCAGCGCAGCATCCACTTGCTGTGGCGTCGCACCGGCTTCGAGTAACAGATCAGTTTCTCGGCGGTAAGGCGAGAGCATCCGGTTACCGATGAAGCCATCGCACACCTGGGAAAGGACCGGCTGTTTCCCGATCCGCTGCCCCAACTTCATGCTGCTGACCAGCACTTCGTCGCTGGTCCGGTCTGCTTGCACCACTTCAAGCAACCGCATGACGTGCGCTGGGCTGAAGAAATGCAGGCCGATCACATTTTCCGGCTTGGTCGTCACGTCAGCGATTTTGTTGACATCCAGGCGAGAGGTGTTGGTCGCCAGAATGGTATCAGGCCGAGCAATCTGGCTGATTTCTTTGAAGACCGACTGCTTGACGTCGAGATCCTCAAAGACCGCTTCGATAATGAGGTCGACATCATTGAGTGAAGAATAGTCGGTAGCAGTCACGATGCGGTTCTTATTCTCTTCAGCTTCCGCAGCGGTCAGCCGTCCCTTTTTAGCCGAGCTCTCGTAGATGCCGGCGATGCGCTCTGTAGCTTTGTCGAGGGCTTCGGCACTTTTATCAATCAAGGTAACAGCGATGCCTGCGTTGGCCAGGGAAATGGCGATGCCGACACCCATCGTTCCGGAACCGATGACCCCGGCGGTCTTGATATCGCGGATCGGAGTATCTTTCGGGACCGAAGCGAGTTTGGGGGTCATGCGCTCGGCAAAGAACAGATACCGCAGTGCTTTCGATTCTGGGCCGTCAATTAGGTCGGCGAAAAGTGCTCGTTCCGCGTCGAGTCCAGCTTCGATCGGTAGACTCAAGGATTTTTCGACTGCGTCGATGGCAGCGAGTTCGGCGCGGCCGTTGCGTCGGTTCTTTTTCGCTTCGGCACGGGCCGCCTCAAAGTCAGCTCCGTCAGCCGCAGCGGTGGGAAGCTCGTCAAGGACGGGGTGGTCCTGCGTGCTCGAGGTTTTTTCGGCAAGGAAGGTGCGAGCTGCCTCGGCTGGATCACCAGTAAAGACGGCGTCCACGACACCCAGGTCCTTTGCTTTGGTGGCATCCAAGGAGGCGCCCTTACGAATCAGCTGCAAGGCTTTGTTCGCTCCAATGAGGCGTGGCAGCCGCTGCGTGCCGCCACCTCCGGGAATGAGCCCGAGGTTGACCTCACTCAATCCAATCGAGGCGCCCTCTTGGGCGATGCGGTAGTGACAGGCCAGCGCGAGTTCGAGTCCCCCACCCAGGGCGAAGCCATGGATGGCAGCCACCACAGGTTTTTCAGCTGCGGTAATTTGCGCAAAAATGGTGCGCAGTCCGGGTTCGGCTGTAGCGGCTGGAGTATTGAACTGCCGCACATCAGCACCACCGCTGAACCCTCGACCAGCTCCGGTAATAGCAACGCTGGTGACGGCGTCATCGGCAAATGCCTGCGCGAGGGCATCGCTGAGGCCCTTACGCGTGGTATCGCCCAGCCCATTCACTGGCGGATTCGCAATCTCGATGACCGCCACGGCATCGACGATCTCTAGGGTTACGGTCTCTGACATGGTCTGTTGTGCTGGCGATGCTGTGCTCACAGGTCCCTGTTCTCCTTGGTGTTACGTGGGTGTTGGCTGGGGTTCCGGTACCGGCCTCGACGCTAAAACCAGTGGCCGGTGATCCGAAACATCCTTTTCGACTATAGCAACATCGTGAACTATGACACATAACAGTGAAGTGGGCCACTATTGCGCTAGCCTATGTGTGGTACACACATCTTCAGGAGGTAGTAATGCGAGACGCTGTATTGGTTTCATTTGCCCGCACGCCGATTGGCCGGGCTTACCGGGGTGCTTTCAACAACACCCAATCCCAGGAACTCGCTGGGCATGCAATCCAGCATGCGGTTTCGAGAGCTGAACTTGACCCGTCTGCAGTTGACGATGTCATTCTAGGTTCGGCAGTACAGCAGGGCGCTCAGGGTGGAAACTTTGGCCGGCAGGCTGCACTACGCGCCGGACTCCCGACCACAGTTTCGGGCATGACCGTGGACCGTCAGTGCGCATCAGGCTTGATGTCGATTGTGATCGCCAACCGCATGGTCCAAGCTGGCGACGCCGATATCGTCGTGGCGGGGGGCGCCGAATCGATTTCGTTGGTGCAGAACGAGCACCAGAACAGATTCCGAGCCAAGGATGAATGGCTGGAGCACAATGTGCCGGGAATCTACCACTCGATGCTACAAACCGCCGAAACTGTAGCGGACCGGTACTCGATCTCCCGCAGCCGACAAGACGAATACGCTGCCATGTCACAAGAGCGCACCGCCGAAGCGCAGGCCGACAACCGCTTCGATCAGGAAATTGTGCCACTGCCGTCCTGTCCTTTTACAGATCCGAAGGATCCAAATAGCGAGACCAAAGAAGTCACGCTGGAACAAGATGAAGGTAACCGACCCGGAACCACGGCAGAAAAACTCTCCGGGTTGAATCCCGTGATGGCTGACCAAGTTCCACACGAAGCATCGATCACCGCCGGTAATGCCTCGCAACTTTCAGACGGTGCGGCAGCTCTGACGGTTATGTCAGCAGACGAAGCCCAAGAACGCGGCCTCAAACCACTCGGTCGCCTAGCTGGTTTTGCGACTGCAGGCGTTGCACCTGATGAAATGGGTATTGGACCTGCACTAGCAGTACCTAAGCTGCTGAAAAAGATGAACCTGGATGTCTCCGACATTGACCTGTGGGAACTCAACGAAGCATTCGCCGTCCAGGTGCTGTACTGCCAGGACGTACTCGGGATTCCGACGGAAAAATTGAACGTCGACGGTGGAGCAATTTCCATTGGCCACCCCTACGGCATGTCGGGTGCTCGCATGACCGGCCATGGCCTGCTGGCCGCAGAACGTCGTGACGTCAAGCGTGTTGTTGTCACAATGTGCATCGGCGGTGGCATGGGTGCCGCAGCGCTGTTTGAAAGGTTCTAACACGTAACGATATCTCGTCGCCCCAGCATTGAGGCGCGAGATGATCACGGAGAGCTCCTGTGGGAAAGTGCTAAGCACAGCACCGACCCAACAGGAGCTCTCTGTGTTTAACCTTTAGAAGCCTGCCTGAGGAATGCACATGGGTTAGACGTGGAACATCGTCATGCCACCATCCACAGGGATGACCGCGCCGGTCACGTAACTGGAAGCGGGCAGGGCGAGGTTCAACGTCATTTGTGCTACCTCATCGGGGCGCCCATACCGACGCATCGGGACACGTCGACGTGCGTATTTCGCTTTGGCCTCTTCTGGGTAGCGGGCCGTCATGCCCGTATCGATTGGTCCGGGGCAGACGCAGTTCGCGGTGATGCCGTGGTCAGCCAACTCAATGGCCATGCTGCGGGTAATGCCCACGACCCCTGATTTGGTCGCGGAGTAGCTAATGAGCCCACCCTGAGAGACGAGCGCTTCACTCGAGGCGATGTTGATGATGCGACCTGCATCGGATTCTTTGAGGTGCGGCAGCGCCAACCGAACAAGGCGCACATGCGCAGTGAGGTTGATGTCGAGCACCTCCTGCCAGATTTCCTCGAACTCTGCTTCTTCTTGCTCAGAAATGTTGTTGCGTCGGGAGATGCCAGCGTTATTCACCAGCGTATCGATCCCGCCGAAGCGTTCCACCGTAGCGGACACCAGATTTTTCAGATCTTCCGGCTTCCGCACATCGCACACAACAGATAATGCCTCAGCCTGCGGGAAGGCGTCGCAAAGCTCTGTCATGACCTGCTCTAACTCTTCCTCGGAGCGATCGGCGAGCACTACGCGGGCGCCTTCGGATGCGAAGAGGAGTGCCGTGGCGCGCCCCATGCCACTGGCAGCACCCGTGACCATGACGGTGGATTCGGCCACAGAACGAGAAGCGAAATTAATACTCACAAGGGATTCCTTTGCTGTTATACAGTGATGCAGATTACAATCTACCGTGCTGAGGGTGGCAATGACCTGGTGTGTTGCTGCGTGGCGCAAGTATCCCCAAGGGCAAGCCTTCCTCACCAACGCAGTCCCTCTGGTACGCGGTCACGTTTCACAGCAGGACAGCCGCACATTCATTCGCTGCGGACCGAGCGTACGGTACAGTGCTAGTTTGAGGCCGTTTTCGGCGGTAGTTCCTGCAGTTGGCAGAAGTCGTAGACGGCGAGGAAGGGCTCCGCAGTGTTCCGTAAGACAACAATGCGAACGAAGAGACGCCCCTGGGCGTTGGTCGCAGTACTCGGCTTCGCTGGGACGAGCGCTTCATTCATGCAGACCCTGGTGGTTCCGATTCAAAATCATCTTCCAGTACTAGTCGATGCCTCGCGCAGTTCAACGGCTTGGGTCTTGACGATCTCGCTGTTGGCTGCTGCAGTAACCACACCGATCTCGGGGCGGCTGGGCGATATTATTGGCAAACGCAAAGTGGCTTTGGCACTCATGTGCTTGCTAGTGGTCGGTTCTGTGATTGCCGCTGTGTCTCAGGGCTTGGGGTGGTTATTAGTTGGCCGAGCATTCCAGGGTGTCAGCATGGGGATCATCGCCGTTGGTATGTCGATCATGAGCGATCAACAGGACCCGAAGCAGCGCATTACTGGCATCGCTTTTATCAGCGCCAGTTTGGGCTTCGGTGGTGCCATCGCGCTGCCGCTGAGTGCCTGGATCGTGGAAGCCGGCGATTGGAAGCTGCTGTTCTGGTCGTCTGCCGCACTGGGGATTGTGAACCTTATTTTCATCTGGCGCGTGGTGCCGCGCTCGGTTGGCACGCAACAACGCCTCGACCTGATCGGGGCAGCCGGGCTCGCGGTGGGACTATCCGGAATTTTGATTGCTATCTCCCAGGGTCCCGTCTGGGGGTGGGTATCCACACAGACACTTGGCACCTTCTTCGGCGGAGTCGTGGTGCTCTACGTGTGGGGACTGTACCAACTTCGGACCGTCGATCCCATCGTCGACCTGAGAATTTTGGCTCGTCGCCCGCTGCTGATGGTAAATCTAGGCACGATCGCGCTGGGATTTTCGTTCTTCGTTTCGGAAGTTGCGTTTCTTCAGATCTTGGAGCTGCCGAGCGAAACCGACGCCGGGTTAGGGCTGAGCATGCTGCTGGCCAGTATCGCTCTAGTGCCCAGTGCTATTGCCATGATGGCGGTAGCACCGTTGGCAGCTCGTTTGACCAGTCGCTACGGTGGTAGGGTCGCCACCTCGATCGGGGCACTCACCGCCGCTGCCGCCTATGCGCTTACCCTCATCTGGCACGACCAGGTCTGGCACATTGTGGCATTTAGTTCTCTGTTGCTGGCCGGAGTCGCAATCGGTTACGCCGCAATACCAACGTTGGTGATTAGCGAAGTCTCTCGGGATGCCACAGGGTCTGCCACTGGCGTCAACGCCCTGATGCGCAGCATTGGCACCAGCTCCGGTGCCACCGTGACGGGCATGGTGCTGGCAGCCTACAGCGTGCCCGTAAACGGCAACGAAGTCCCAGAACCGGAGGGGTTTGTCCTCGTCTTTGTCCTGGGATTGATAGCTGCCTTGGTCAGCGCCGTACTGATCTGGTATTCCAAACGACCCCAGAAGGCGGCTGTTGAGGCGTTGTGACCGGTCACTCCCCTACTGCTTGGAGAGCTGTCCCCAGCAATTAGTCAGCTAGTGCTTCCGCTGACTGGACTGATTGGCGCAACACATTCTTTTGGATCTTGCCAATCCCTGAGCGCGGGAACGCCTCGATAATGCGCACATCCTTTGGATGCTTATATGAGGCCAGGCGATCGGCCAGATACTCTCTCACGGAGGCGAGATCTGGTGGGTTATTCGGGTCTTTGGGAATAATACAGGCCACTGGGACTTCGCCCCATTTCTCATCCGGGCGGCCGACAATGCTGACATCGGCGACATCGGGATGCCAAGCCAACACATTTTCAATCTCAGCGCAGTAGATGTTCTCTCCGCCTGAGATAATCATATCTTTGAGCCGGTCCACGACATAGATGAAGCCTTCATCATCACGCTTGACCAGGTCTCCTGAGTGAAACCAGCCGCCTCGAAAGGCTTCGTTCGTGGCCTCTTCGTTATTCCAATAACGGCTCATCACGCCTACTCCGCGGTAGACGATCTCGCCGACTTCCCCCACGGCCACGTCGTTCATGTCTGGGTCGACTACCCGCACGGACATATCATTTTCGGGCTTGCCAACCGAGCCGATTTTGCGCAACGAGTCTGCAAACTCCAGACCTACTCCGTACCCGGTCGTCTCTGTCTGCCCAAAGGAGGCTTTCACTTCGGTCCCGGGCAAGTTAGCTTTCATGCGTTCCAGGAGTTTTTCACTGGCCGGCGCCCCACCCCAGTTGGCATGCGTCAGCGCTAAGCCTTCGCCACCTACTCGCTCAATCTCCGCGCACAGCATCTGCCATTGTTGAGGCACCATGAACGCCGCGGTCACCGCGAAGCGCTTCATCGTTTCCAACGTTTGGACCGGATCGAAGCCGGTGCTAGGAACCACCAGTGAAGTACTACCACCAACAAGCGCTCCGTGACTGGCCAGGAAAGTGCCAATGTGGAACAGCGGCGGCGCGAGCATGACCACTCCCTCACCGCGACGCAGACCCCACCGACTGGCGACCTTCGACGCGCACATGGAGATACTGCCGTGCGAAATCACCGCGCCCTTTGGGTTGCCGGTGGTGCCCGAAGTGTGAATGATCGCGAAATCGTCGCCCGCCTCAGGAATGAACAGCTCAGCATCATCGAGCTTACCGGCCGGGTAAGAAGTCGCCTCGAGAAGGTCTGCTGTGTCGCAGTCGATGACCTCCGGCTGGGTGGCCGCGTTAGTCGCCGCGGCCTCTGCGAGCTCGGCTGTCTGTTGCTCGACGTACAACAGCTTCGGAGTGACGTTGTTGAGAATATAGGCAACTTCACCAGCGGCCAGGCGGAAATTGATAGGTACGGAAATCGCTCCGATTGCCGCCGCCGCAGAGGTGACAATTAGAAACTCCGGGCGGTTGGTCAGCAACAGCGCGACTCGATCGCCCTGTTCGATCCCGCGTTCTTTCAGGTTCTTTGCGCAATACCGCACCAGCTCCGCGAACGTCTCCCAGTTCATGTCATGACCATTGAAGCTCACCGCCGTAGCTTGCGGAGCTTCGTGGGCATGCCCCTCGATTCGGGCAGGAACTGATGGCGCTTGAGATAACTCGAGAGCTCTACGCTCAGCGGATGGTTTCATTGACTTCCTCACTCTTCGCAAACACTCTTAGGTGGACCGATCGATCGCTCTGATGTATGTGATGTATGACACTAGCACGTGCACGAGCACGCGCCAACCATACCGACCACACTCTTGAGGCCACGAAGAGCCGTAAGGTTTAACCAGTCCTGCACGGCACTCACCGAGAAGATCGGGTTCGATTGAATGCCGTGCAGGGGTTGGAAAGTACCGTCTAGATCAAGCGGTAGTTGACGCGGCCGTGGGCACGATACCGGGTCGGTTCGCGACCTTGTGGGGATCAGCGACAATTTCGATGAGCAGCGGGAATTTTTGCTCTTTGATGGCTTCTGCTGCGGGTTCGAGTTCTTCCATACTGGTGGCTCGAACAGCATGGGCGCCAAGGCTGCGAGCGACTTCAGCAAAGGAGGGCCATTCGAAGGTCGCCCAGTCCACTTTGCTGCCAAAGTAGTCGAGTTTGAGGTATTCGGCGCCGTAGCACTGGTCGTTGAGCACGAGCACGACTAAGGGCAGCTTATGCCGAACGGCGGTATTGAGTTCGACAAGACCCTGCATCAGACCGCCGTCCCCAACGTAGAGCCCGGTCGGTGTGTCTGGGCGGGCAGCGGCGGCCCCGACTGCGGCCGCGGTGCCTAGTCCAATGGACCCGAACGCGCCGATGTAGGCCCAGCGTTCGGGGTCAATAGTAATGTGCGGCCAGGTGGAGTAGACAAAACGCCCCACGTCGCAGACCTGCATCGCCCCTTCGGGCAGGATGTCGGAGAACCAGCTGGTGGCATCGCGCATGTCGATAAAGCCGTCGCCGGTGGTCGATTCGTAGAGATCTTTGGCTTCACGATCCGGTGCTGCGGCAATCGTCTCCATGTACGCGGCTCGCTCAGCGCCCATGTCTGCTTCTTCCAACCGGTCCAGCATGGTTTGCGCCAAGGTTTTCGCATCGGCCACAATCGCTTGGTGAGCGGGTCCGTGGCTACTGAGTGCTGCCGGGCTGATGTCAGATTGAATCAGGACGCGGTCTTTGAGCAATTCGAACTTGTCGGTGGTGAAACTATTCAGCGAGGCACCGAACGACATCACCACATCAACATCCGCCATGTAGGCCAGCGCAGGACCGTTCGACAGCGTGCCGTGGATGCCGAGATTCTCTGGCTCCCCGTCGAAGTAGTCCTTGGCCATGAGGGTGGTCATAACCGGTGCGTTGATAGCACGAGCCAGCGCGAGAATTTCTTCCCGCGCCTTCGAGACGACCGCGCCACGTCCCGCAATCAGCAGCGGACGTTTGGCAAAGGTTAGGGCGGCCAGTGCCTCGTCAACGGAATCGGCGTCTGGGCCCACCCGACGCCCTTCGACTGGGGCAATCTGCGGGGAACGGTATTCAACGTCTTTGCGCAGCAGCTGGAACGGGATATCGAGGACCACCGGGATGGAGTCTTGGGCTGCACGGGTGAAGGCTTTGTCCAGCATGCGGAGCAGTTCGCGCTCTTGCCGGACTTTCACGAATGCGGCCCCGGCGAAGCGTGCGAAGCCTTCAATGTCGACGTACTGGAAGTGCCCGTCGACTTCTGGGGGCGAGCCACCGATGAGCACC from Enteractinococcus fodinae includes the following:
- a CDS encoding thiamine pyrophosphate-binding protein; its protein translation is MLKVFEAVAKYLAEERAGRPIFGLMGDANLGYLGAFLERESGHYISAALEGGAVSMADGWARATGEVGVVSVTHGPALTNTLTALTEAVKSRSGMVLIGGSPPEVDGHFQYVDIEGFARFAGAAFVKVRQERELLRMLDKAFTRAAQDSIPVVLDIPFQLLRKDVEYRSPQIAPVEGRRVGPDADSVDEALAALTFAKRPLLIAGRGAVVSKAREEILALARAINAPVMTTLMAKDYFDGEPENLGIHGTLSNGPALAYMADVDVVMSFGASLNSFTTDKFELLKDRVLIQSDISPAALSSHGPAHQAIVADAKTLAQTMLDRLEEADMGAERAAYMETIAAAPDREAKDLYESTTGDGFIDMRDATSWFSDILPEGAMQVCDVGRFVYSTWPHITIDPERWAYIGAFGSIGLGTAAAVGAAAARPDTPTGLYVGDGGLMQGLVELNTAVRHKLPLVVLVLNDQCYGAEYLKLDYFGSKVDWATFEWPSFAEVARSLGAHAVRATSMEELEPAAEAIKEQKFPLLIEIVADPHKVANRPGIVPTAASTTA